One Sediminibacillus dalangtanensis genomic region harbors:
- a CDS encoding response regulator transcription factor, with amino-acid sequence MTCKMLIVDDEPIIRNGLTKTIPWEKYTIEVAEAAHDGLDAIKKINAADDIDIVVTDVRMPNQDGLQLAAYLAEHYPAIRIIILSGYDDFDYAKQAMHAGVKDYLLKPVDIDELITVVRKTSEEILEERFRHAQMELSAIRNELYYQVMDTPVSHFPDKNLSEKVKLFPFVTLIKDYSVLLTEESHKQLTEWKRHWEQSISELFTTIDVNCISFFTGENMLLTCLIVKKEGIKTEEIERLLVSGINYLEFPLYALLHNRYIQLNELAYVYRQFDQSLSFLPLADQGIIHLPVPESWHSGCKSSDFPSDRLIDSILRGERDKIRDLTDELFNSFRLNSRSLSQTATAAREIVSSAYERCQGLMRRQIDRTPSLHHSLDFQYHNTYQAIRILFENDIQLLMEQYQLTRAENNDWLMERAEAYIKKYYTSDIKAHEVADVINISPNYFSSLFKQRTGKNFNEYVKELRVEQAKTLLADTPFKVREIAEQVGYHEYKYFVEVFKKFVGMTPTEFRKWNTAKVE; translated from the coding sequence ATGACGTGTAAAATGCTCATTGTCGACGATGAACCGATTATCCGCAATGGATTGACAAAAACAATTCCATGGGAAAAATACACTATCGAAGTTGCGGAAGCAGCACACGACGGCTTAGATGCAATCAAAAAAATAAACGCTGCTGATGACATTGATATCGTCGTAACCGATGTGCGAATGCCGAATCAAGATGGTTTACAGCTTGCTGCTTATTTAGCTGAACACTATCCTGCAATCCGTATCATCATTCTAAGCGGTTATGATGACTTCGATTATGCTAAACAAGCGATGCACGCTGGTGTGAAAGATTACTTACTAAAACCAGTAGACATAGATGAATTGATTACGGTGGTAAGAAAAACGTCCGAAGAAATCCTGGAAGAACGTTTCCGCCATGCTCAGATGGAACTGTCAGCCATCAGAAATGAACTATACTACCAGGTGATGGATACACCAGTCAGTCATTTTCCTGACAAAAATCTTAGTGAAAAAGTAAAGCTATTCCCTTTTGTCACCTTGATCAAGGATTACTCGGTTCTTCTAACAGAAGAAAGTCACAAACAGCTAACTGAATGGAAACGTCACTGGGAACAAAGCATTTCCGAGTTGTTTACCACGATTGATGTAAACTGTATTTCTTTTTTTACCGGAGAAAATATGTTGTTGACCTGTCTGATTGTAAAAAAGGAAGGAATTAAGACGGAAGAGATTGAACGCCTCCTGGTTTCCGGGATAAATTATTTGGAGTTTCCGCTATACGCTCTTCTCCATAACCGATATATTCAGCTGAATGAGCTAGCGTATGTATATCGCCAGTTTGACCAATCGTTATCATTTTTGCCACTGGCAGATCAAGGAATCATCCATCTGCCAGTTCCCGAGTCTTGGCACAGCGGTTGCAAGTCATCAGATTTTCCGAGTGATAGGCTGATCGATTCCATTTTGCGCGGAGAACGGGACAAGATAAGGGATCTTACGGATGAGTTATTTAACAGCTTTCGTTTAAATTCCCGCTCTCTTTCGCAAACGGCCACTGCAGCTCGAGAGATTGTTTCCTCTGCCTACGAAAGGTGTCAGGGGTTGATGAGAAGACAGATCGATAGGACGCCATCTCTTCATCACTCGCTCGATTTTCAGTACCACAACACGTATCAAGCAATCCGGATTCTGTTCGAAAACGATATTCAATTGTTGATGGAGCAGTATCAATTGACTCGTGCCGAAAACAATGACTGGTTGATGGAGCGTGCAGAAGCCTACATTAAAAAATATTACACCTCAGATATTAAAGCCCACGAAGTAGCCGATGTTATCAATATTTCTCCGAATTACTTCAGTTCTTTGTTCAAACAAAGAACTGGAAAGAATTTTAATGAATACGTGAAGGAACTTCGGGTTGAACAAGCGAAGACGTTACTTGCTGATACCCCTTTTAAGGTAAGGGAAATCGCAGAGCAGGTCGGTTACCATGAATACAAATATTTTGTAGAAGTATTTAAAAAGTTTGTGGGGATGACACCAACAGAATTTCGAAAATGGAACACTGCCAAAGTAGAATGA
- a CDS encoding glycoside hydrolase family 1 protein produces the protein MQTKMIQVPEDFMIGAAVSAWQTEGWSGKKDSQDSYLDLWYKNNQNVWHEGYGPAVATDFRNRYKEDIGYMKEIGLTHFRTSINWSRFLVDYENTVVDEDYAAYIDDMIDELIANGIEPMICLEHYEVPAVLFENYGGWGSKHVVELFVKYAERVFERYGDKVQHWFTFNEPVVVQTRVYLDAIRYPFEQNTKKWMQWNFNKALATAKVVSLFKEMELNQKYGAKIGVILNPEVTYARSTSPHDQEAARIYDLFFNRAFLDPSIKGEYPQELFDLMAKHDITFEHTKEELQIIQSNTVDYVGLNLYFPHRVQARTSAWNERIPFHPAYYYEKFDLPGKKMNPYRGWEIYPQIMYDMALRMKEEYGNIEWFIAENGMGVEKEQRFKNKDGMIEDDYRIEFISDHLKWLLKAVEEGVNCRGYMLWAFSDNVSPMNAFKNRYGLVEINLEDNRNRRLKKSAYWYQKLIAERQFETIVGEYK, from the coding sequence ATGCAAACAAAAATGATTCAAGTACCTGAGGATTTCATGATCGGTGCGGCCGTTTCCGCCTGGCAGACAGAAGGCTGGTCAGGAAAAAAAGATAGTCAGGATTCCTATTTGGATTTATGGTACAAAAACAATCAAAACGTCTGGCATGAAGGGTATGGACCAGCAGTAGCGACCGATTTTCGCAACCGTTACAAGGAGGACATCGGTTATATGAAAGAAATCGGTCTGACGCATTTCCGGACTTCCATCAATTGGTCTCGATTTCTAGTAGATTATGAAAATACTGTCGTGGATGAAGATTATGCCGCCTACATCGATGACATGATCGATGAATTGATTGCCAACGGAATAGAACCGATGATTTGTCTGGAGCATTACGAGGTACCGGCAGTCTTATTTGAAAACTATGGTGGTTGGGGATCCAAGCATGTTGTCGAGCTATTTGTAAAATATGCGGAGAGGGTGTTCGAGCGATATGGTGACAAAGTCCAACACTGGTTCACTTTCAATGAGCCGGTTGTCGTACAGACGAGGGTTTACTTGGATGCCATTCGTTATCCATTTGAACAGAATACAAAGAAATGGATGCAATGGAACTTTAACAAAGCACTGGCAACAGCCAAGGTGGTTTCTTTGTTCAAAGAAATGGAGCTCAATCAAAAATACGGGGCTAAAATCGGTGTTATTCTAAATCCGGAGGTCACTTATGCCCGTTCTACGTCCCCTCACGACCAGGAGGCGGCCCGAATCTACGATTTGTTTTTTAATCGTGCCTTTCTGGATCCCTCTATCAAAGGGGAATATCCACAGGAACTATTCGATTTAATGGCAAAACATGATATAACATTTGAGCATACCAAAGAAGAATTGCAAATCATTCAAAGCAATACGGTCGATTATGTTGGGCTCAATCTTTATTTTCCGCATCGTGTACAGGCACGGACATCAGCCTGGAATGAACGGATCCCTTTTCATCCCGCTTATTACTACGAGAAATTTGACCTGCCCGGCAAAAAAATGAACCCTTACCGAGGATGGGAAATCTATCCACAAATCATGTACGATATGGCTCTTCGAATGAAAGAGGAATATGGAAACATCGAATGGTTCATTGCCGAAAATGGAATGGGAGTAGAAAAGGAACAGCGTTTTAAAAATAAGGATGGCATGATTGAGGATGATTACCGAATAGAGTTTATCAGTGACCATTTAAAATGGCTGCTTAAAGCAGTCGAAGAAGGTGTGAATTGTAGGGGCTATATGCTGTGGGCATTTTCTGATAATGTTTCCCCGATGAATGCATTTAAAAATCGTTATGGTCTGGTCGAAATCAATTTAGAAGATAACAGGAACCGCAGGCTTAAAAAATCCGCCTACTGGTATCAAAAATTGATTGCTGAAAGGCAATTCGAAACAATAGTTGGGGAGTATAAGTGA
- a CDS encoding ROK family protein, whose protein sequence is MGNILAIDIGGTFLKYGIVTREGDIQSSSKIKTPKTIDELLFFLESQATSQPFLAGIAVSSPGAVSEAGFVYGSSAVHYLHGPNMKALIGERTGLPVFMENDAHCAAYAEIWKGAAAGRKDVMVMVIGTGIGGAVIKNGKLHKGDRLHGGEFGYMLLTSDIESSDDVWSRIASMKALVKKVAKQKRIEPSMLTGEEIFEMAENGDPICREAVDGFYHLLAIGIYNLQYIYDPEIILIGGGISARPDLIEHINGKLDRILRLIDLAKIKPRIESCHFRQNANILGAVYGWLKREQSINTKEQNRC, encoded by the coding sequence ATGGGCAATATTCTGGCAATAGATATAGGCGGAACATTTCTGAAATATGGAATAGTTACTAGAGAGGGGGATATCCAGTCAAGCAGCAAAATAAAGACACCGAAAACGATCGATGAATTGCTGTTCTTTCTTGAATCGCAAGCAACGTCCCAACCATTCCTTGCCGGGATTGCAGTGAGTTCGCCGGGAGCTGTATCCGAAGCTGGTTTTGTCTATGGTTCAAGTGCTGTTCATTATCTGCATGGCCCGAACATGAAAGCATTAATCGGTGAAAGAACTGGTCTTCCGGTCTTTATGGAAAATGACGCCCACTGTGCTGCCTATGCAGAAATTTGGAAAGGGGCCGCTGCAGGGCGAAAGGATGTCATGGTGATGGTTATCGGGACGGGAATCGGCGGAGCTGTCATAAAAAATGGGAAGCTGCATAAAGGAGATCGTTTGCACGGGGGAGAATTCGGTTACATGCTGCTTACCTCTGATATCGAAAGCAGCGATGATGTCTGGAGCCGGATTGCTTCCATGAAAGCGCTTGTTAAAAAGGTTGCAAAGCAAAAGCGGATTGAGCCATCCATGCTGACAGGAGAAGAAATATTTGAAATGGCTGAAAACGGCGATCCAATTTGCCGGGAAGCGGTGGATGGTTTTTACCATTTATTGGCGATCGGTATTTATAATTTGCAATATATTTATGACCCGGAAATCATACTTATCGGAGGTGGAATAAGTGCACGTCCGGACTTGATTGAACACATAAACGGCAAGTTGGACAGGATACTGCGTCTGATCGATTTGGCCAAAATAAAACCGCGCATTGAATCTTGCCATTTTCGCCAGAATGCCAATATACTTGGTGCAGTATATGGTTGGCTAAAACGTGAACAGAGCATAAACACTAAAGAACAAAATAGATGTTGA
- a CDS encoding 3'-5' exonuclease — MQIAAIDFETANRYRTSACSVGIVIADENGIIDEFYSLINPLMDFDSFNTYIHGISEQDVVDAPTFDELWPTLIPYLSGRLVVAHNASFDMSVLRQTLDRYELTYPEFDYLCTVTMSKKVWPELSNHKLHTVAAHNGIEFFHHNALEDARAAALLMVEAIKHQQVEGFDALAALHGCKKDRVYERGYLPPKTQTKRRKSAKR; from the coding sequence TTGCAAATAGCGGCAATAGACTTTGAAACGGCAAATCGTTACCGTACCAGTGCTTGTTCCGTCGGCATTGTCATAGCTGATGAGAATGGGATAATAGATGAGTTTTATAGCTTGATCAATCCATTGATGGATTTTGATTCCTTTAATACGTATATCCACGGCATCAGCGAACAAGACGTGGTGGATGCTCCAACTTTTGATGAGCTGTGGCCCACTTTGATACCATACTTATCCGGCCGATTGGTCGTCGCTCATAATGCCAGCTTTGATATGAGTGTTCTGCGACAGACCCTGGATCGATACGAATTGACTTATCCTGAATTCGACTATCTCTGTACAGTGACCATGTCCAAAAAGGTTTGGCCGGAATTGTCGAATCATAAATTGCATACAGTAGCAGCACATAATGGAATCGAGTTCTTTCATCATAATGCTCTGGAAGATGCCAGAGCAGCAGCGTTACTGATGGTAGAAGCTATCAAGCATCAACAGGTTGAGGGTTTTGACGCGTTGGCGGCTTTACATGGTTGTAAAAAGGACAGGGTTTACGAACGTGGTTATCTCCCACCCAAAACTCAGACCAAACGGCGAAAGTCTGCTAAACGGTAA
- a CDS encoding ROK family protein, translating to MEKFLAFDIGGTFIKYAVIKEDAELVESGKTATPDTLEGLINIIVGYAEANADAKGIAISAPGAVSEEGIVYGSSALPYIHGPNIKQMVKEKTNRPVFMENDANCAGYAEVWKGAARGKQDVLAVVLGTGIGGAVIKNGSLHKGAHLHGGEFGYMLTRPELSEEDNTWSATASTAALVRMVAAAKRVESSSLSGEKIFSMAETGDNDCINAIDKFYHNLAVGLYNLQYIFDPELIVIGGGISARPDLTDRIGEKLEQILSRIDIATVKPKIAACHFRQNSNLLGAVYGLMKQINPSYR from the coding sequence ATGGAAAAATTTTTAGCTTTTGATATAGGCGGAACGTTTATAAAATATGCTGTGATCAAGGAAGATGCAGAATTAGTGGAGAGTGGTAAAACGGCAACCCCGGATACCCTTGAAGGATTGATCAATATAATTGTGGGGTATGCGGAAGCCAATGCGGATGCTAAGGGGATTGCAATCAGTGCGCCTGGAGCGGTATCGGAGGAGGGTATTGTATATGGATCGAGTGCCTTGCCATATATACACGGACCAAATATTAAACAAATGGTAAAAGAAAAAACGAACCGGCCGGTTTTTATGGAGAATGATGCCAACTGTGCGGGATATGCCGAGGTCTGGAAAGGAGCAGCACGAGGCAAGCAGGATGTACTGGCGGTTGTCCTCGGTACAGGAATTGGTGGAGCCGTTATTAAAAATGGTTCCTTGCACAAAGGGGCGCATCTGCATGGTGGAGAATTTGGTTACATGCTTACACGTCCTGAACTTTCTGAAGAAGATAACACGTGGAGTGCTACGGCTTCTACCGCTGCTTTGGTCCGCATGGTGGCAGCTGCTAAGCGAGTCGAAAGCAGTTCGTTGTCCGGAGAAAAAATATTTTCCATGGCTGAAACCGGGGATAATGATTGTATAAACGCAATTGACAAGTTTTATCATAATCTGGCGGTCGGTCTGTATAACTTGCAGTACATATTCGATCCGGAATTGATAGTAATTGGTGGCGGGATTAGTGCCAGGCCGGATTTAACCGACAGAATCGGTGAAAAATTAGAGCAAATACTCAGCAGGATAGATATTGCCACTGTAAAGCCAAAGATAGCCGCTTGCCATTTTAGGCAAAATTCGAATTTACTTGGAGCAGTTTATGGATTAATGAAGCAAATCAATCCTTCTTACAGGTGA
- a CDS encoding IS110 family transposase, with protein sequence MKLFAGLDVSSFDIKVCLLNGEGDKLRSFTVSNDLPGATLLRDSILECVEGQKVDILKIGLESTSVYSFHPSMFFHNDESLKALGTQVFVMNPKQIKNFKKSYSDMDKTDEIDAFVIADYLRFGRANMSVVKESQYIALQQLTRSRYQLVHQVTKEKQHFLQHLSYKCNTFQEEVDSSIFGNAMMELFFEKFSLEELSQMPLEDLAAFLQEKGKNRFSDAECVAKSIQKAVRSSYRLDKVLENSIDLILGTTIEVIRTLQKQVKEIDKAIKRIMAGLTETLETIPGIGPVFSAGIIAEIGQIERFDDETKIAKYAGLYWRKNQSGRFTADDTSLSRNGNQYLRYYLVEAANSVRRQVPEYQAYYAKKYKEVPKHQHKRALVLTARKLVRLVDALLRNHQVYTSKRSVNE encoded by the coding sequence GTGAAATTATTTGCTGGATTAGATGTTAGTTCTTTTGATATCAAGGTTTGCTTACTAAATGGTGAAGGAGATAAACTCAGAAGCTTCACCGTATCCAATGATCTACCAGGTGCAACTCTATTACGAGATTCTATTCTAGAGTGTGTCGAAGGCCAAAAAGTCGATATACTCAAAATTGGTCTTGAGTCTACGTCGGTCTATAGCTTTCATCCATCTATGTTTTTTCATAATGACGAGTCACTCAAGGCACTTGGTACACAAGTGTTTGTCATGAATCCTAAACAAATTAAGAACTTTAAAAAGAGTTATAGTGATATGGACAAAACCGATGAGATTGATGCATTTGTTATAGCTGATTACCTGCGCTTTGGCCGAGCCAATATGTCTGTTGTTAAAGAGAGCCAATACATAGCACTCCAACAGCTTACTCGTTCGAGATACCAACTCGTTCATCAGGTGACCAAAGAAAAACAGCACTTTCTTCAACACTTGAGTTACAAATGCAATACCTTTCAAGAGGAAGTGGACTCCTCCATTTTTGGTAATGCCATGATGGAACTCTTTTTCGAGAAATTCAGTTTAGAAGAACTATCTCAAATGCCATTGGAAGATCTAGCTGCATTCCTTCAAGAGAAAGGGAAGAATCGTTTCAGTGATGCCGAATGTGTAGCTAAATCAATCCAAAAAGCCGTTCGTTCTTCTTATCGATTAGACAAGGTCTTGGAAAACTCTATTGATCTCATCCTTGGCACTACTATTGAAGTGATTCGCACACTTCAAAAACAAGTAAAAGAGATAGATAAAGCCATCAAACGGATCATGGCTGGATTAACGGAAACACTTGAAACAATCCCAGGGATTGGACCTGTGTTTTCTGCAGGAATTATTGCAGAAATTGGCCAAATTGAACGCTTTGATGATGAGACAAAGATTGCTAAATACGCAGGCCTCTATTGGCGTAAAAATCAATCAGGACGTTTTACAGCTGATGATACTTCGCTATCTCGTAATGGGAATCAGTACCTTAGATATTACCTTGTTGAAGCCGCCAACTCGGTAAGAAGACAAGTTCCTGAGTACCAAGCGTATTACGCGAAGAAATACAAAGAAGTACCAAAACACCAACATAAAAGGGCACTCGTCTTAACCGCAAGAAAATTAGTACGGTTGGTTGATGCGCTACTACGCAATCACCAAGTCTACACGTCGAAAAGGAGCGTGAATGAATGA
- a CDS encoding bacterial Ig-like domain-containing protein produces the protein MKKKCFRLFLVLASCLLIFSNLSLSVLAGPNKNSTNNEWQFAAFGSNTSEEKNPRPLFHEDGSFRMDAKGGKIASSEEGLSFYFMELPADSNFELHTTVKVDRYSPDSQRSFGLMVRDQVADSGDSGKITSNYLAVGGLDDQMRGFYNQAGLTKMNPFDKSNPPVTGESYDLSIKKSGESYEVAVNGEKQAVSLPDGLSDKLYAGFYVARDAAVTFEDYSLNVADQVPDHLQVDAEHMKQSYLIGEQLHLEGLLVTAVYSDGSRELLDSDDFFITGFDSTTAGTTSIAIHYAGASAELNLEIRDLALTDLHIKYNPAKTDYYLQDTFEPDGLVVEAEFDEGYLVEELEEEQLQFVIDGEIIDPADYRFNEPGGKMVIVQPKQNPAISVSFQVTVSEAELTGLEIQKAPVKTTYYPGDELDLAGLIVEATYSDGYVERVMRRQLTASEIDTETLGNQQVKLFYKQTETAFTIQVKEKELQGLKVMSYPKTTYQIGEEFTSKGLKVGKLYDNQDVEQIDETAYQLDTSAFNGGKTGVYPIQIIPTKDGIDPITFDVTVRDPLQPEWKSIQFGQSTGPEKNYIEQLDNGAVRIVAEPGAGKVTGDHDGITFYYTEVDAESDNFQLSADITVREYAKSPAHDGQESFGIMARDAIGKEGDSGVFASNIAAIGGFSGGTQEKNGTQLFIRTGVETPDDAGSNGIQKMMLDEEKPTPGNTYPEEAYRLTLSKTNSGFSGQINDGEQAVFFEPDILNVQDSKMYVGFYTARLADIEVHDIEFEATAQATDPPKVDPPAEPVKPKLEVLSRSKTSESAYELRLRPNVDGFVTVKQGEESVARFHSLQAGETSAITTDLNANQANDFSISFVPDDTQYLTDYKKIVQNFTVSMKTFRSGRDIHAAPNGSPEGTGTKENPLDLDTAIAYVQPGQKIILADGNYERNQKLEIEKYNDGTEEARKYLVAEDGARPVIDFDKKSEGVVLSGDYWHVTGIDFTRSAGNTKGFTVGGSHNIIEQSRFYENGDTGLQISRTISEAPSEEWPSDNLVLNSESFDNRDPSDNNADGFAAKLTAGENNVFRGCIAHHNIDDGWDLYTKAGTGAIGAVLIEDSVAYENGTLSDGTVGDGDKNGFKLGGEGIHVPHVIKDSIAFSNGAAGFTSNSNPGVIAENNVAYDNAGGNIDFSTYGGIESDFTINRFISYQTAYTVSDVYPADLASGTNFFFDGEQTENSTGVNLTDESFVSLEPELPYQRDAEGAIIKGDFLKVQLPAEITLHPHIIKKNKGKKSGKRGPKLNVFIELDQGINLENIEVNKVKLDGDLRPIDQKSMKIGDHDKDGIPELKLQFSRSALEAKLEKGKQLITIDGELTSGLPFQGQAEILVK, from the coding sequence ATGAAGAAGAAGTGTTTTCGACTGTTTCTTGTTTTGGCGTCATGTTTGCTTATATTCAGCAATCTGTCCCTTTCGGTTTTAGCAGGACCCAACAAGAATTCAACCAATAATGAGTGGCAATTTGCTGCTTTCGGATCGAATACGAGTGAAGAAAAAAATCCGCGGCCGCTCTTTCATGAAGATGGTTCCTTCCGTATGGATGCAAAGGGCGGGAAAATTGCCAGTAGCGAAGAAGGGCTGTCATTCTATTTTATGGAACTGCCGGCTGATTCCAATTTTGAATTGCATACAACCGTGAAAGTAGACCGATACAGTCCTGACAGCCAGCGTTCATTTGGACTGATGGTCCGTGATCAGGTGGCTGACAGTGGGGATTCCGGTAAAATCACTTCCAATTATTTAGCTGTCGGCGGACTGGATGATCAAATGCGCGGTTTTTATAACCAGGCTGGGTTAACCAAAATGAATCCTTTTGATAAAAGTAATCCACCGGTTACCGGGGAAAGCTATGATTTATCTATTAAAAAATCGGGAGAATCATATGAGGTTGCTGTAAATGGAGAAAAACAAGCAGTTTCCTTACCTGACGGCCTATCGGACAAGCTATATGCCGGCTTTTATGTTGCACGTGACGCAGCTGTAACCTTTGAAGACTATTCTTTAAACGTTGCAGACCAGGTGCCGGACCATTTGCAAGTCGATGCTGAACATATGAAGCAATCTTATTTAATCGGTGAACAACTCCATTTAGAAGGACTCCTTGTAACAGCTGTTTATTCAGATGGAAGCCGTGAGTTGCTCGACTCGGATGATTTTTTTATTACCGGATTTGACAGCACCACAGCCGGAACTACTTCCATAGCGATACATTATGCTGGAGCCTCGGCTGAGTTAAACTTGGAAATCCGGGATTTGGCACTGACCGACCTGCACATTAAATACAATCCGGCGAAAACCGACTATTATTTGCAAGATACCTTTGAACCAGATGGACTCGTCGTAGAAGCAGAGTTTGACGAAGGATACCTGGTTGAGGAATTAGAGGAAGAACAATTACAGTTCGTTATCGATGGCGAGATTATCGACCCAGCTGATTATCGATTTAACGAACCAGGGGGCAAGATGGTGATTGTTCAGCCAAAGCAAAACCCTGCTATTTCTGTTTCCTTTCAAGTCACTGTTTCGGAAGCGGAACTAACTGGCTTAGAGATCCAAAAGGCTCCGGTGAAAACGACCTATTATCCGGGCGATGAGCTGGACTTGGCAGGATTGATTGTCGAAGCGACATACAGTGATGGTTATGTGGAACGGGTTATGCGAAGGCAGCTTACCGCATCTGAAATAGATACGGAAACGCTTGGCAATCAGCAGGTGAAGCTATTTTATAAGCAGACGGAGACAGCCTTTACTATTCAGGTAAAAGAAAAAGAATTACAAGGTTTAAAAGTGATGAGCTACCCTAAAACAACCTACCAAATTGGGGAGGAATTTACTTCAAAGGGACTTAAAGTAGGAAAGCTGTACGATAACCAAGATGTAGAGCAAATCGATGAAACAGCTTACCAACTGGATACATCTGCGTTCAATGGTGGAAAAACAGGTGTTTATCCGATTCAAATTATTCCAACTAAAGATGGTATCGACCCAATTACCTTCGATGTAACAGTTAGAGATCCCCTTCAACCAGAATGGAAGTCGATTCAGTTCGGGCAATCGACAGGACCAGAGAAAAACTATATCGAACAACTGGATAACGGAGCTGTCCGGATAGTAGCCGAGCCGGGTGCCGGAAAAGTCACAGGAGATCATGACGGCATTACGTTCTATTATACAGAAGTAGATGCAGAATCGGACAATTTCCAGCTATCTGCTGACATTACTGTTCGGGAATACGCCAAAAGTCCGGCACATGATGGACAGGAATCATTTGGCATCATGGCAAGGGATGCGATTGGAAAGGAAGGAGACTCCGGCGTTTTCGCTTCTAATATAGCAGCGATCGGCGGCTTCAGCGGCGGTACACAGGAAAAAAACGGTACACAGCTGTTTATCCGGACAGGGGTGGAGACACCGGACGATGCAGGCAGCAATGGCATTCAGAAAATGATGCTGGATGAGGAAAAACCGACACCAGGCAACACGTATCCTGAAGAAGCCTACCGTCTCACTTTGTCCAAAACTAATAGCGGATTTTCAGGCCAAATCAATGATGGCGAACAAGCTGTCTTTTTTGAACCCGATATCCTGAATGTCCAAGACTCCAAGATGTATGTCGGTTTTTATACGGCCCGCCTGGCAGACATCGAAGTTCATGATATAGAATTTGAAGCTACCGCTCAAGCTACAGATCCGCCAAAAGTGGATCCTCCTGCAGAACCAGTTAAGCCGAAACTGGAAGTGTTATCAAGAAGTAAAACTTCTGAATCTGCTTATGAGTTACGCTTGAGACCAAATGTCGATGGATTTGTTACCGTCAAACAAGGAGAGGAATCGGTTGCCCGTTTTCATTCTCTTCAAGCGGGAGAAACTTCGGCAATAACAACCGATCTTAACGCCAATCAGGCGAATGATTTCAGTATTTCTTTTGTTCCTGATGATACACAATATTTAACTGATTACAAAAAAATCGTACAAAATTTCACTGTCTCCATGAAGACCTTTCGTAGTGGCCGGGATATTCATGCAGCTCCTAACGGTTCGCCAGAAGGAACCGGAACAAAAGAAAACCCGCTTGATCTGGATACTGCTATTGCTTATGTTCAGCCAGGACAGAAAATCATATTGGCGGACGGCAACTATGAACGTAATCAAAAATTAGAAATTGAAAAATATAATGACGGTACAGAAGAAGCAAGAAAGTATTTGGTCGCAGAGGATGGTGCGAGACCTGTCATTGACTTTGACAAGAAATCGGAGGGCGTTGTGCTCAGTGGTGACTATTGGCATGTAACCGGCATTGATTTCACTAGATCTGCCGGGAATACAAAGGGATTCACGGTAGGAGGCAGCCATAACATCATTGAACAAAGTCGTTTTTATGAGAACGGTGATACCGGCTTGCAGATCAGTCGAACGATTTCGGAAGCGCCTAGTGAAGAATGGCCATCTGATAATTTGGTTTTGAACAGTGAATCCTTCGACAATCGAGATCCTTCTGACAATAATGCCGACGGATTTGCCGCGAAACTAACTGCTGGAGAAAACAATGTTTTCCGAGGGTGTATTGCCCACCATAATATCGATGATGGGTGGGATTTATATACAAAGGCTGGTACCGGTGCAATCGGTGCTGTCCTGATAGAGGACAGTGTTGCTTACGAGAATGGTACTTTGAGCGACGGCACGGTTGGTGACGGTGATAAAAATGGCTTTAAACTCGGTGGGGAGGGAATCCATGTACCACATGTAATCAAGGACAGCATAGCGTTTAGCAATGGTGCTGCCGGGTTTACCAGCAACAGCAACCCTGGTGTTATTGCAGAAAACAATGTTGCCTACGATAATGCCGGTGGCAATATCGATTTTTCGACTTATGGCGGAATCGAATCTGATTTCACCATCAATCGATTTATTTCTTATCAAACGGCGTATACAGTCAGCGATGTTTATCCGGCGGATTTGGCTTCGGGAACAAACTTTTTCTTTGACGGCGAGCAGACTGAAAATAGTACAGGAGTTAACCTTACCGATGAGAGCTTTGTTAGTCTGGAGCCGGAACTACCTTACCAGCGTGATGCTGAAGGGGCGATTATTAAAGGTGATTTCCTAAAAGTCCAGCTTCCGGCTGAAATCACACTCCATCCACATATTATAAAGAAAAACAAAGGAAAAAAATCTGGTAAAAGAGGCCCTAAACTGAATGTTTTTATAGAACTTGATCAAGGAATCAACCTTGAAAATATAGAAGTGAACAAGGTCAAACTTGATGGGGATTTACGTCCTATAGATCAGAAGTCTATGAAAATAGGGGACCATGACAAAGATGGTATTCCAGAATTGAAGCTGCAGTTTTCCAGAAGTGCATTAGAAGCAAAGCTTGAAAAAGGGAAACAACTTATTACCATTGATGGTGAACTGACTTCTGGACTGCCGTTCCAAGGACAAGCGGAAATACTGGTTAAATAG